In a genomic window of Microterricola viridarii:
- a CDS encoding DsbA family protein: MAANSQRRFRLSSVIVIALGSALLGGLGTAIVMNSPLGGNASAAPGQTAAGQAEPGAEQQQTASGVPDLARRIDGDPTALGAVDAPVVMIEYADYRCPFCSLFARDTMPKIMEQYLADGTLRIEWRDLPIFGEQSVQTAIAARAAGDQGLFWEYNAAVAAAAPERGHPDIDRAMLIGFAEQVGVPDLAAFELGLDSETHRAAVQADLQEAQSIGATSTPLFLIGDEGIAGAHPLETFQDVIERQAARP; the protein is encoded by the coding sequence ACGGCGGTTTCGCCTCTCCAGCGTGATCGTCATCGCCCTCGGATCCGCGCTCCTCGGCGGACTCGGCACCGCCATCGTGATGAACTCCCCGCTCGGCGGAAACGCGTCCGCGGCTCCCGGCCAGACGGCCGCCGGCCAGGCAGAGCCCGGCGCCGAGCAGCAGCAGACGGCATCCGGCGTGCCAGACCTGGCCCGCCGTATCGATGGCGACCCGACCGCCCTCGGCGCCGTCGACGCCCCCGTCGTGATGATCGAGTACGCCGACTACCGCTGCCCGTTCTGCAGCCTGTTCGCCCGTGACACGATGCCGAAGATCATGGAGCAGTACCTCGCCGACGGCACCCTCCGCATCGAGTGGCGCGACCTGCCGATCTTCGGCGAGCAGTCGGTCCAGACCGCCATCGCCGCCCGCGCGGCCGGCGATCAGGGGCTGTTCTGGGAGTACAACGCGGCCGTCGCCGCCGCAGCGCCAGAGCGCGGCCACCCCGACATCGACCGGGCGATGCTGATCGGCTTCGCCGAGCAGGTCGGCGTGCCCGACCTGGCCGCGTTCGAGCTGGGGCTCGACTCCGAGACGCACCGTGCAGCCGTGCAGGCAGACCTGCAGGAGGCGCAGTCCATCGGTGCGACGAGCACACCGCTGTTCCTCATCGGTGACGAGGGCATCGCCGGCGCCCACCCGCTGGAGACGTTCCAGGACGTCATCGAGCGCCAAGCCGCGCGCCCGTAA